In Musa acuminata AAA Group cultivar baxijiao chromosome BXJ3-9, Cavendish_Baxijiao_AAA, whole genome shotgun sequence, a single genomic region encodes these proteins:
- the LOC103998105 gene encoding chitinase 10 → MPSLRSRNSWPLALPSFFYLLASSLLSCTAQSAEAGCGPYGHGVSSIVSEELYHSIFLHKDDSACPANGFYPYAAFVRAASSFPRFGRTGDLDTRKREVAAFLAQISHETTGGWATAPDGPYAWGLCFKEEINPQSNYCDSTNKKWPCYPGKSYHGRGPIQLSWNYNYGPAGKALGFDGLKNPETVADNSEIAFKTAIWFWMTEQKPKPSCHDVMVGRYRPTAADVRANRTVGFGLVTNIINGGLECGVPGDSRVADRIGFYKRYAQLFDVDVGPNVDCAYQKPF, encoded by the exons ATGCCTTCTCTTCGTTCCCGTAACTCGTGGCCTCTCGCGCTGCCTTCCTTCTTCTACCTACTCGCGTCTTCCTTGCTCTCTTGTACTGCTCAGTCCGCGGAGGCCGGCTGCGGCCCTTACGGCCACGGCGTCTCGTCGATCGTCTCCGAGGAGCTCTACCACTCCATCTTCCTGCACAAGGACGACAGTGCATGCCCGGCCAACGGGTTCTACCCCTACGCCGCCTTCGTCCGCGCTGCAAGTAGTTTCCCCAGGTTCGGAAGGACCGGCGACTTGGACACCCGCAAGAGAGAGGTTGCTGCTTTCCTTGCTCAGATCTCCCATGAGACCACCG GAGGATGGGCTACAGCGCCGGACGGACCTTATGCATGGGGGTTGTGCTTCAAGGAGGAGATAAACCCACAGAGCAACTACTGTGACTCCACCAACAAGAAGTGGCCATGCTACCCTGGCAAGTCCTACCATGGCAGAGGTCCCATCCAGCTCTCTTG GAATTATAATTATGGGCCGGCAGGGAAGGctctgggctttgatgggctgaaGAATCCGGAAACAGTGGCCGACAATTCGGAGATAGCGTTCAAGACGGCCATTTGGTTTTGGATGACGGAGCAGAAACCCAAGCCATCGTGCCATGACGTCATGGTCGGCCGGTATAGGCCGACGGCGGCCGACGTCCGAGCCAATCGCACCGTCGGATTTGGGCTCGTTACCAACATCATCAACGGGGGGCTCGAGTGTGGGGTGCCAGGCGATAGTCGTGTCGCCGATCGAATTGGGTTCTACAAGAGATACGCCCAATTGTTCGACGTCGACGTTGGCCCCAACGTTGACTGTGCTTATCAAAAGCCCTTTTAA
- the LOC103998106 gene encoding hydrophobic protein LTI6B, producing MGTATCIDILVAIILPPLGVFLKFGCKVEFWLCLLLTILGYIPGIIYAIYAITK from the exons ATGGGGACAGCCACTTGCATAGATATACTGGTGGCCATCATCCTTCCTCCTCTTGGAGTCTTCCTCAAGTTTGGCTGCAAG GTGGAGTTTTGGCTGTGCCTGTTGCTGACGATCCTCGGCTACATCCCCGGGATCATCTATGCCATCTATGCCATCACCAAATAA
- the LOC135648539 gene encoding auxin-responsive protein IAA4-like — MPGFLTTATFLVKTSLCIATGFLPFPLASIICNKDHLFMERKDDSPSSSIDSSSHPAFSTASSVTQPRSRDFSTDLSLGLSLLTSSPPDWYSKQRNQVSLTGHPRLFVKVYMEGIPIGRKLDLYAHDSYSGLIQTLGRMFRTSIMYPETARVPCDHVLTYEDREGDWMMVGDVPWELFLITVKRLKIMRADRC; from the exons ATGCCTGGCTTTCTCACCACAGCAACCTTCTTAGTTAAAACCAGCTTGTGCATTGCAACTGGCTTTCTCCCTTTCCCTCTTGCCTCTATCATCTGCAACAAAGATCACCTTTTCATGGAGAGGAAGGATGACTCTCCATCTTCTTCTATAGACAGCAGCAGCCACCCTGCTTTCTCCACTGCATCTTCTGTTACCCAGCCAAGAAGCAGAGATTTCAGCACAGATCTCAGCCTAGGACTTAGCCTGTTAACCTCCTCTCCTCCTGATTGGTACTCCAAACAAAG GAACCAAGTATCTCTGACTGGCCATCCGAGATTGTTCGTCAAGGTTTACATGGAGGGGATTCCAATCGGCAGAAAACTGGATCTGTATGCACATGATAGCTACAGTGGATTAATACAAACACTTGGCCGCATGTTTAGGACCTCCATCATGT ATCCTGAGACTGCCCGAGTGCCTTGCGACCATGTGCTGACCTATGAAGACAGGGAAGGAGATTGGATGATGGTCGGAGATGTGCCATGGGA GCTGTTTCTGATCACTGTCAAGAGGTTGAAGATCATGAGGGCCGACAGATGCTAG
- the LOC135649371 gene encoding cytochrome P450 709B2-like: protein MGYLANFLGTVSVVLISCFWKAFMHLTWRPYVITRAYRKQGVRGPAYRFWSGSLEEIRSIRRAAAELILDTHSHDITTRVLPHFAKWIAEYGETFLFWIGPQPLLCISEQEMIKQVLASKYGSYARTDPSPAAMALVGKGLTNIDGSEWARHRRVVNPAFAMDKLKLFTRTMAECARSMLEAWQDDADAVGDHAKEVEVAREFQELTANVISHTAFGSSYSEGKEVFVAQKELQILVIESFLNVNIPGFRYVPTRKNLRIWNLERRIRNKFMGIIRDRLGSNDDDLGCGNDLLGLMLEAATRKQDEQKMSMDEIIDECKTFFIAGHETTSHLLIWAMFLLSTNLQWQEKLREEVLRECGMEIPNADTLANLKLVTMVLLEALRIYSPVALLRRKAAKDVTLGNINIKKNTLLMMPIAVTHRNKEVWGDDANEFNPLRFENGILKASAHPSAFLSFSIGPRACIGQNFAMLEAKTVIAMILQRFSFSLSHKYKHAPIDSATMLQPQFGVPIVLRPIHL, encoded by the exons ATGGGCTATCTTGCCAACTTTCTGGGGACAGTCTCGGTGGTGCTGATCTCATGCTTTTGGAAGGCGTTCATGCACCTGACATGGAGGCCGTATGTGATAACTCGAGCGTACAGGAAACAAGGGGTGAGAGGACCTGCGTACAGGTTCTGGTCAGGGTCACTTGAGGAGATCAGAAGCATCAGAAGGGCTGCAGCGGAGCTCATCTTGGATACCCACTCGCATGATATCACCACCCGGGTGCTGCCCCATTTCGCCAAATGGATCGCAGAATATG GAGAGACGTTTCTGTTTTGGATCGGACCGCAGCCGCTACTCTGCATCAGCGAGCAGGAGATGATCAAACAGGTCCTGGCGAGCAAGTACGGGTCCTACGCCAGGACGGATCCGTCTCCTGCGGCGATGGCCCTCGTGGGGAAGGGGTTGACCAACATAGATGGGTCGGAGTGGGCGAGGCATCGAAGGGTGGTCAACCCCGCCTTCGCCATGGATAAGCTCAAG TTGTTCACGAGAACGATGGCCGAATGCGCCAGATCGATGCTGGAAGCGTGGCAAGATGATGCTGATGCAGTAGGAGATCACGCAAAGGAAGTCGAGGTGGCTAGAGAATTCCAGGAGCTGACAGCGAATGTGATCTCTCATACCGCTTTTGGCAGCAGTTACTCCGAAGGGAAGGAAGTGTTTGTGGCACAGAAGGAGCTGCAGATCCTCGTCATCGAGAGTTTCCTCAACGTAAACATCCCCGGGTTCAG GTACGTTCCGACTCGGAAGAATCTCCGCATTTGGAATCtggagagaagaataaggaacaaGTTCATGGGAATCATAAGAGACCGGTTGGGTAGCAACGACGACGACTTGGGTTGCGGAAATGACCTGCTCGGACTGATGCTGGAAGCAGCAACGCGGAAGCAAGATGAGCAGAAGATGAGCATGGACGAGATCATCGACGAGTGCAAGACGTTCTTCATCGCGGGGCACGAGACCACCTCGCATCTGCTCATCTGGGCCATGTTCTTGCTCAGCACCAATCTCCAGTGGCAAGAGAAGCTCCGGGAAGAGGTCCTGAGAGAGTGTGGGATGGAGATTCCCAACGCTGATACGCTCGCCAATCTAAAGCTG GTCACCATGGTTCTCCTCGAAGCTTTGAGGATATACAGCCCTGTGGCGTTGCTGAGGAGAAAGGCTGCAAAAGATGTAACTCTGGGGAACATAAACATAAAAAAGAACACCCTGTTGATGATGCCAATAGCAGTGACTCACAGGAACAAGGAGGTCTGGGGAGATGATGCTAATGAGTTCAATCCACTGAGGTTCGAGAATGGGATCTTGAAGGCCTCTGCACACCCCAGTGCGTTCCTCTCCTTCTCGATAGGGCCGAGAGCATGCATAGGGCAGAACTTTGCCATGTTGGAAGCCAAGACTGTGATCGCCATGATCCTGCAGAGGTTCTCATTCTCTTTGTCACACAAGTACAAGCATGCTCCCATTGACTCCGCCACCATGCTGCAGCCACAGTTCGGTGTCCCTATTGTTCTGAGGCCCATTCATCTCTAA
- the LOC135648598 gene encoding probable membrane-associated kinase regulator 1, giving the protein MERTRDGDGPRGSGGAPALSFFPSPSSSSSSDFEFTVSLSPSSKRSCSQLCPADELFYKGQLLPLHLSPRISMVRTLILASASSSSTDTTTTESRDSNGSSSSSAFSVADLILPECDSSRPSSVTEEDARRISPTKRPGGSKYLSFLATRFSSVFLHRGSKKLDPSADPSISIPAPPPHPTKRANSSSSSSAKEVIKKYVKKVKPIYEKLSLLQQRHNQQQPPPPPQHHQRKKTFSFSIKKERMLASSGKKNVLVVDRNNARGKGTEHSYSQSFSGNLLGHPARKKQWAASCPSSMRSSPSHSGLLYMSGGGFPEPPPALSLSASSMEELQSAIQGAIAHCKSSMIQANRKKAPDLAGNEKEIDRS; this is encoded by the coding sequence ATGGAGCGGACAAGAGACGGGGATGGGCCGAGGGGAAGCGGCGGCGCGCCTGCGCTCTCCTTCTTCCCGTCCccgtcctcgtcctcttcctccgaCTTCGAGTTCActgtctccctctccccctcctcCAAGCGCTCCTGCTCCCAGTTGTGCCCCGCCGACGAGCTCTTCTACAAAGGCCAGCTCCTCCCCCTCCACCTCTCCCCTCGCATCTCCATGGTCCGAACCCTCATCctcgcctccgcctcctcctcctccaccgacaCCACCACCACCGAATCTCGCGACTCCAACggcagctcctcctcctccgccttctcCGTCGCCGACCTCATCCTCCCGGAGTGCGACTCCTCCCGTCCCAGCTCCGTCACCGAGGAGGACGCCCGGCGAATCTCCCCCACCAAGCGCCCCGGCGGTTCCAAGTACCTCTCCTTCTTGGCCACCCGCTTCTCCTCTGTCTTCCTCCACCGCGGCAGCAAGAAACTAGACCCGTCCGCCGATCCCAGCATCAGCATTCCCGCCCCTCCTCCTCATCCGACTAAGCGAGCAAACTCCTCGTCCTCGTCGTCGGCAAAGGAGGTTATCAAGAAGTACGTCAAGAAGGTAAAGCCGATCTACGAGAAACTGTCTTTACTGCAGCAGAGGCACAACCAGCagcagccaccgccgccgccgcagcacCATCAGCGGAAGAAGACATTCTCCTTCTCGATCAAGAAGGAAAGAATGCTCGCTAGTTCGGGCAAAAAGAATGTCCTGGTTGTTGATCGCAACAATGCCCGCGGAAAGGGCACCGAGCACTCCTACTCCCAGTCCTTCTCCGGCAACCTGCTCGGCCACCCTGCCAGGAAGAAGCAGTGGGCTGCGAGCTGCCCTTCCTCCATGCGGTCTTCACCCAGCCACTCGGGTCTGCTCTACATGAGCGGGGGTGGATTTCCTGAGCCTCCTCCCGCTCTGTCGCTGTCGGCTTCGTCAATGGAGGAGTTGCAGAGCGCCATACAAGGCGCCATCGCCCACTGCAAAAGCTCCATGATCCAAGCGAATCGGAAGAAGGCACCAGATTTGGCAGGCAACGAGAAGGAGATCGACAGATCATGA